The following DNA comes from Bradyrhizobium sp. SK17.
TCCTTCAACATGGACGAATGCGTCAATGGCCTGCGCGCCTGCTGCCTGTCGCCGGGCGAGGTCGCAACCCCGATCCTCAAGCAGCGGCCGGTGGTGCCGAGCGAGGCCGAGCAGGCCAAGATGCTGCAACCCGAGGATTGCGGCCGCACCATCGCCTTCGTCGCCAGCATGCCGGCGCGGGTCTGCATGAACGAGATCCTGATCAGCCCGACCCACAATCGGGGATTCATCCAGACGCCGGCGAACCGGGATTAGGCCCCACTCCGTCAACGGGTCATCCCTGCGAAAGCAGGGACCCAAAGCCACCGATGTGGATGACAAGGGAGCGTAGGGTGGGTTAGCGAAGCGTAACCCACCCTTCGCGCCGCGGTGGGAAACGAGGTGGGTTACGCCTTCGGCTAACCCATCCTACGATTTCTCTCACTCGCTGATCTCGTTCAGCTCCTTGCCGGTATGCTCCGGCACGAAGAAGAACACGCCGATCGCCATCGCGATCATCAGCACGGGGATGCAGAGGAACGCCAGCGCGAACGAGCCGGTGTGCTGCTGGAGCGCGATCGAGACGAACGGGAACAGCACGAAGCCGACGAAATAGGCGATCGCCCAGACCACGCCATTGGCGGCGCCGCGGATCCGGGTCGGAAAGATTTCCGCCGTCAGCGTCGTGCTCGGGCCCCAGAAGCCGAGGAAGCCGAGACACCAAGCGAGGCCGAACGCCCACAGCCAGACGCGATCCTCGGAATAGACCCAGAGCGTCATGAAGATCGCGCCTTCGATCAAGGTCACGATGAAGGTGCGGCGGCGGCCGATCTTGTCGATCAGCCAGCCGACCAGGCACAGGCCAAGGAAGCCGCAGAGGCCGTAGAACACGTAGAACAGGCTGTACTCCGCGGTCGACCAATGCTTCTCGGTCGACAGATACAGCGGCATCCAGGCACCGACCGTGCCGTAGATGCAGGTCGAGGCGCAGGCAACGAACAGTGCGACCAGTGTCGAGGGCAGCACGTCGGGCATGAACACCTGACTGATGCCGACCGATTTGGCCTTGGTGAACCAGTTGCGGTCGTCGTCGCTCACCGTGCCGCCGCGCGCCAGCGTCTCGGAGATGCGCCGCTTGCGGTCCTGCGAGCGCACCCAATAGGGCGATTCCGGACAGGTCGAGCGGATATAGATCGCGAGCAACGCGATGGCGCCGGGGACCATCACGGCGATACGCCAGCCGTAATTGGCGGCCACGAGGCCAGTGATCGCACCCGCGAGCGTGGCGCCGAGGCACCACGCCGAACGCGTGATGCTGATGACGCGGCCGCGCAAGCGCGCCGGCCAGGTCTCCGCCACCAGCATCGAACCGAGCGACCATTCGCCGTTGAGCGCGAAGAACAGCAGCGAGCGCGCGATCACGAACACCGCGAAGGTCGGCGACAACGCTGCGACCGGCATCAGCAGCGAGAACAGCGCGATGTTGACGGCGAGCAGCGTGCGGCGGCCATAGCGGTCGGCGAGCCACGGCCAGAAATAGAGCCCGGCGATGCCGACGAACAATGCGATCTGCATGCCCGAGCGGTATTCGGGCAAGGTCAGCGCAAATTCCTTGATCACCATCGGCGCGATCAGCGCGAAGATCACGCCGTCCATGCCGTCGAAGCCCCAGCCGAGCGCGTTGGCGGTGGCGATGTGCCAGTGCGTCTTGGTGAGCTCGGTGCTACCAGCGACGGCGCGGTAATTGGCGTATTGCAGATGCTTCTGTTCGAGCGGGCCGACGTCGCTGCCCGCATCGTTCACCGCGGACGCGGCCTGGCTGTCAGCCGTGATGCTGCTCATGATTGTTTCCCCCGCTGCGGACCGCTGCGAAGCCGCGCCACAATCACAGGCTGAACCAATCGAACAGTCGCAGCAAGCAAATTGCTCGCGGCGGCGCACCCATCTATTCCGTCGAACGGAATGGTCGTTTGGGGCCCTGCATACGATGCGCGCGACTGGCACGCGCTCGTCGTCGGAACGCGTTGCTTCTAAAATGGTTTCACAATCACGATTATTTATAGCGCGAAACCGCTCGAAAGCCCTCCCGTAGCTTGAGGCGACGACGACGCAGTCAGCTGAAAATCAGTAGCCTCGTTGTTTCATCTCCGGCGGATCGCCCGCCGGTCGTACCCATGCACCGGGAGACTTATCTATGTCGAAGCGTATCGCACTTCTGTCAGCAGCTGCGTTCGGCGCGCTGGCGATCACGGCCACTGTGTTGGCCCCGGCCAATGCTGAAGACAAGAAGATGACCAAGAGCGAAATGTCGGGCGAGAAGACCGTGATGGTCGGTGGCGCCGCGATGTATCCGTCAAAGAACATCGTCCAGAATGCGGTCAACTCGAAGGATCACACCACTCTGGTCGCCGCTGTGAAGGCAGCGGGTCTGGTCCCGACGCTGGAAGGCAAGGGGCCTTTCACGGTATTCGCGCCAACCAACGAGGCCTTCGCCAAGCTGCCGGCCGGCACGGTTGACAACCTGGTCAAGCCCGAGAACAAGGCGACGTTGACCAAGATCCTCACCTATCACGTGGTGCCCGGCAAGCTCGAGGCCTCTGACCTGACAGACGGCAAGAAGCTCAAGACTGTCGAGGGTGAAGACCTGACCGTCAAGCGATCGGGCGACACCGTCATGGTTGTCGACGCCAAGGGCGGCAGTGCGACCGTGACCATTCCGAACGTCAACCAGTCGAATGGCGTCATTCATGTGGTCGACACCGTTCTGATGCCGGCGAAGTAACACCGCGCGGCCTGTTAGTCCCCAGCAAAGCAGAGCGCGAAAGGCAGCGAGCCGGGCCCCGCCCGGCTCGCATTTTTGTGACTATATGAGGCGGCGTATATCGAATGGATGATACGTCCCCCGTAACGGAACCCCGGTTCCGGGCGTATAAACCGGTAACGACCACCAGCAGAGAATTCCAATGACGAGCCTCGCCGTCAGCGACGACCACCGGACAGAGACCGCGACGCCAGCCAAGGTCATCCAGCCGGTCTGGGTGCGCATGGTGCACTGGATCAATGCGGTCGCGATGATCCTGATGATCATGTCCGGCTGGCAGATCTACAATGCCTCGCCGCTGTTCGGCTTCACGTTCTCCTCGAATATCACGCTGGGCGGCTGGCTCGGCGGCGCGCTGCTCTGGCACTTCGCGGCGATGTGGCTGTTGATGGTCAACGGCCTGACCTATCTGGCGCTCGGTTTCGCCACCGGCCGCTTCCGCAGGAAGTTGCTGCCGATCACCCCGGGCGGCGTGATCGCCGACACCAAGGCGGCGCTGACCTTCAAGCTGTCGCATGATGATCTCAGCAAGTACAATTCGGTGCAGAAGCTGCTCTATGCCGGCATCATCATCGTCGGCGTCGTCATCGTGCTGTCCGGCCTGTCGATGTGGAAGCCGGTGCAGCTGCACTGGCTGGTGTCGCTGTTCGGCGGTTACGATTTCGCGCGTTACGTCCACTTCACCTGCATGGCGCTGATCGTCGCCTTCCTGGTGATCCATGTCGCGCTCGCACTGCTGGTACCGAAGAGCCTGCGCGCCATGATCATCGGGCGTTGAGGAGGATATTATGGGCCGTCTCCGAAAGCTCCTGATCCCCGGCGTCGACAAGAAGCTGCTGGTGCGCGATGCGGTGAAGACGATGCCGGAACTGACGCGCCGTCGTTTCATCACGGCGGGCACCAGCCTCGGCGCGCTGACGCTGTTGACCGGCTGCGACGTGGTCGATTCGTCGTCGGCGGAGGAATTGCTGAAGAAGGTCTCGAAATTCAACGACGCGGTGCAGGCCTGGATGTTCAATCCGGATGCGCTGGCGCCGACCTTCCCCGAGAGCATGATCACCAAGCCGTTTCCGTTCAACGCCTATTACGATCTCGACGATGCGCCCGAGATCGCGGCCGCGGACTGGAAGCTCGAGGTGCGCGGGCTGGTCGAGAACAAGAAGCCGTGGACGCTCGACGAATTGTACAAGCTGCCGCAGGTCAAGCAGGTGACGCGCAATATCTGCGTCGAGGGCTGGAGCGCGATCGGCAGCTGGACCGGCACGCCGCTGCGCGATTTCCTCAAGCTGGTCGGGGCCGACACCCGCGCGAAATATGTCTGGTTCCAGTGCGCCGACAAGGACGGCTACAATTCACCACTGGACATGCGCACGGCGCTGCATCCGCAGACCCAGATGACGTTCAAATTCGCCGACCAGATCCTGCCGCGCGCCTATGGCTTCCCGATGAAGATCCGGGTGCCGACCAAGCTCGGCTTCAAGAACCCGAAATACGTGCTCTCGATGGAAGTCACCAACGACTACAAGGGCGGCTACTGGGAAGATCAGGGCTATAATTCGTTTAGTGGGAGCTAATCTGCTGTCGTCCCGGCGAAGGCCGGGACCCATACTCCGCGGCAGCGGAAATAGGCAAGCGGGGCGACGCTTCCCTCCATCAAAGCCATTCGTGGTTATGGGTCCCGGCCTTCGCCGGGACGACCAATCACGGCCCCACCTTGCGCTGAAACGCCGACAGCAGCGCGCCCAGTACCAGCATCGCGGCTGAGACGTTCAGCGCAACCGACAGATTGCCGACCGCATCCGTGATCGCGCCCACCACGATCGGGCCGAGCGTCTGGCCGATACCGAAGGCGATGGTCATTGCCGCGATCGCGGTCGGCCAGGACTGCGGCGGGTAGTTGAAGCGCACGAAGGCGGTGGTCGAGCCGACCACCGCGAAGAAGGCGACGCCGAACACCAGCGCCGAGACCGCCAGCAACAGCGGCGCATGCCCCAAGATCGGTAGTGCCGCGCCGAGCGCATTGACGCCGAGAATGATCGTGGTGGCGAGCCCGCCGCGGTCGAGCGCCAGCACGCGCCGCCAGATCCATGGCGTGACGAATGCGCTGACGCCGATCAGGCTCCAGAACGCGCTCTGCGCCACCGCGCCACCGCCGCCGTCGCGCACATAGGCGATCATGAACGTCATGTAGGCGATGTAGCCGGCGCCGAACAGGAAATAGGCGGCGAGGTAGATCAGGACCGGGGTGACCGCGAATTTGGTGCGCACGATGCCGCCGGCGGCGGTATCGGTATGGAGCGGTGCAAGCCACAGCGGCACCGTCATGACCGCGGCGAGCAGGGTCATCGCCCACCACACGATCCACCACGAGCCGGCGCCAAAGCCTTGCAGCACGAACGGTGCGATCAGGCCGGATGCCAGGATGCCGACGCCCGGCCCGGCATAGAACAGGCTGAGCAGGAAGTTGGCGCGTTCCGGCCGCGACTGCGCGATCGTTGCCGCCAGCGCGCCGCCGCCGACGAAGCCGACCGCGGCGGCGAGGCCGACCAGCAGGCGGGACAGGCTCAGCACGACGAAATTACCCGAGATGGCGCACAGCGCCAGCGACAGCGCGCAGATCAGCGTCGACCAGCGCACCGATGCGGCGAGGCCGAAGCGCTGGATCAGGCGCGAGGCGAACAGCGCGCCGACCAGATAGCCGGCGGCATTGATCGTGTTCATGAAGCCGGCGGCCGAATATGACCATGCCAGCGAGTCGCGCATGTCGGGCAGCACCAGCGAATAGGCAAAGCGGCCGATGCCGAGGCCGACCGTCGGTGCAAGCGATAGAATCAGGATCAGCCGCGCGGGATGCGCGTAGGATGGGGCGGGGGCTCTCACAATTCACTCCGGCAATCCCGCCATTGTGGCAGGCTGCGGCGGTCCTGCCCAGCGCCTCACGCGGCAACACTGTCTTGCGGATCGGGCAATCAGGCGATCAGGACCAGCGCGACGCCGATCACGGTCAGCAGGGTTCCGGCGACGATCCGTGGTGTGATCTCGACATGTTTGAGCATGACAGCACTCATCGCCACGGTGACCAGCGGATAGATCGCGGCGAGCGGCGCGACCAGCGTGATCGGTCCGTTGCGAACCGCGGCGAACAGGCTGAGCGCGCTGAGCCCGTTGCTGATCCCGGTGAGCGCAAACCAGAACCGGCCCTCGCGCGGCGCCTGCACCATGAAGCTGCCCTTGCGGACCCGCTGCACGGTCAGCACCACCAGCGAGGACATCACGTAGCCGACAAGGCAGGCCCATAGCGGGCTCGGCCAGATCGCAAGGCCGAGCTTGGCGATCGGCGGCACCACGCCGCGCACCACCGCGCTGGTGAGCGGCAGCAGCAGGGCCCAGCTCCGCCAGTGGCCGAGGTCGCGCGGCCGGGTCACGGTGATGACGGCCGCGCCCGCCACCGCGACGACGAGGCCGATGAGCTGCTGCGGTTGCAGCGGCTCGTGCAGCAGCACCACGGCGGCGGTGACGGCGAACAGCGGCGCCAGATTGCCCAGCGTCGAGGTGATCACGGGTCCGAGCGCCCGGTTCGAGGCAAAGGTCAGGAGCGTCAGCGAGGCCGGGAAGAATAGCCCGATCGCCATGAAGATCGGCAGGCCGCGCCAGACCACCGGCTCGCCATGCAGGATCAGCGGCGACAGCACCAGGAACAGCAAGGTGAAGGAGGGCACGCTGATCGCCGCGCCCGACAGCGGCTCGACGGTGCGCAGGCCAAGCTGCGCCAGCACCACCCCGGCACCGAGGAAAATGGCCGAGGCAAAGGCGTAGACGATGGCTGCGGTCATGAGGTCCGTCTTGTTGGCTTCTTATTGGGCGCGGCTGGCTCTTTCCGGGCCATTTTGGCCCCATCGGGGTGCCTTGCCAATCGGTGCGGGGCGTTTTAGCACTCGCGCCGAATAATGGCGGGCATGCCCGATTGAGTGAGGTAACGACGATGGCGACCCATAAACTGCTGCTTCTCCCCGGCGACGGCATCGGCCCCGAAGTGATGGCCGAGGTGCAGCGCGTGATCGACTGGCTCAATGCGCAGGGCATCGCCAAGTTCGAGACCGAGCAGGGCCTGGTCGGTGGCTCGGCCTATGATGCGCACAAGGTGTCGATCTCGGAAGCCGACATGGCCAAGGCCACGGCGGCCGATGCCGTGATCTTCGGCGCGGTCGGCGGTCCGAAGTGGGACTCAGTGCCCTATGACGTCCGTCCCGAGGCCGGCCTGCTGCGGCTGCGCAAGGATCTCGGCCTGTTCGCCAATCTGCGTCCGGCGGTGTGCTACCCCGCGCTGGCCGATGCCTCGAGCCTCAAGCGCGAGATCGTCGAGGGCCTCGACATCATGATCGTGCGCGAGCTCACCGGCGGCGTCTATTTCGGCGAGCCGAAGACCATCACCGATATCGGCAACGGCCAGAAGCGCGCGGTCGACACCCAGGTCTACGACACCTTCGAAATCGAGCGCATCGGCCGCGTCGCCTTCGACCTGGCGCGCAAGCGCAAGAACAAGGTGACGTCGATGGAGAAGCGCAACGTCATGAAGTCGGGCGTGCTCTGGAACGAGGTCATGACCCAGGTCCATGCGCGCGAATACAAGGACGTCACGCTGGAGCATCAGCTCGCCGATTCCGGCGGCATGAACCTGGTCAAGACGCCGAAGCAGTTCGACGTCATCGTCACCGACAATCTGTTCGGCGACATGCTGTCCGACATCGCGGCGATGCTGACCGGCTCGCTCGGCCTGCTGCCGTCGGCCTCGCTCGGCAAGGAGGACGCCAAGACCAAGGAGCGCAAGGCTTTGTATGAGCCGGTGCACGGCTCGGCGCCCGATATCGCGGGCCGAGGCCTTGCCAATCCGATCGCGATGATCGCCTCGTTCGGCATGGCGCTGCGCTATTCGTTCGGCATGGGCGACCTTGCCGACAAGGTCGATGCCGCGATCGCCGCCGTGCTCGCCAGCGGCCTGCGCACCGCCGACATCAAGTCGGCCGGCACCACGCCGGTCAGCACCGCGCAGATGGGCGAGGCGATCCTGAACGAATTGCAGAAGCTGCACGCGTAAGCCTCGCGCTTCATTCCGGGGCGATGTGTCGCCACGCCCCGGAGTGACAGAGCCTCAAATGAAAATGCCCGGCTCGAGCCGGGCATTTTCGTATCGGCAGTGCGCCGAAAATCTCAGTACAGCGGGAAGTTCCGCGGATAGCCGCCGAGATCGGACGGCGGGCTGAGCGGCTGGCGATCGATCGGGCGGTTGTTGTTCTCGCGTGCGAACGAGGGGTAGCCGACATCCGGCGGGTACGCATAGTCGTTGAACTTGCGATCGCCGGGCAGCACTTCGGTGCCGGCGTCGAGCCAGGAGCGCGTGGTGACGTAGACGCGGGTGCGCGGGCCCTGCTGATAGACGCGGTTCGGACCCTGCGCGCCGTAGTAGCGGCGGCCGTCGCGGTCATACTGCTCTTGCTGCTTGCGCTTGCTCGGGGCCTGCTGCGCGCTGGCCGCAGTGACACTGAGCGCGGTTGCGGTGACCGCGGCCGCGGCAAGCAACACCACGAGCTTGTTCGCGGCAGGGAATTTCAAGGTCATCGCATCCTCGTCATTACGGCCCCGTTCGGGGGCTGGCGTATCAGCCAAAATCACTCGGGACACATTGTAGCCATGGTGGCGAGGCCGTCACTAGGTCAATTGCGCCACACCGGCTGAGATAATGCGTGTCCAAGCGCAAAAGTTTCATGAAAACCAGTGCCTTGCCACGGTCTCGCCATCAAAGCGCACCGCGCAGAAGCGGGTTCTCGCTCCCCATCACCCAGTCTGAGGACAGCGCGGGCGTGCCGGAGGTAACGCAGTCAGTGCGCCGCAGCTCGGCATGGGCGAACAAGGCGGCGAGCCGGGGGTCGTTGCCGGCCGCCAACAGGGTCAGGCGGTTCAGCATGCAAGCGATCGCGGCGCGCTGGGCCGGCAGGCTGGCACCCTGGCAGGTCCAGCCGGAGATCCGCAGATCGGGCGCATCGGCCTGCTTGAGGAAGCCGAGGCAGGCCCGGCTGCCGTCCTGCCGCGCCGGGCGCAGCAGGGTGACGCTGCCGAATTTGCTGTCGACGATGCCGGCGGCCTCGAGTTCGCGGGCGCCGCCAGGGTCGAGCCGCCCGGCAATCTCGGTCATCGCGGGTCCGACGGCCTCGCTGCCAGGGCGGTAGATTTCCAGCTCGGCTGTCGCCGCGCCATCCGCGTCGGCCCAGTGAAAGACATCCTTGCGGCCACCCTCGGGGTGCCGGAGCACCTCATAAGTCTCTGTTTTATCTCGCAGATCGATCTTGCTGATGGCGAAAGCCGGCGCCTGGCGGCTGGCCGGGCTCCAGTCCGCGGCCGCCGGGGTGACCGTCGGCGTTGCATCCGGCAGCTGCCGCCATAGATGGGTGCCGAGCGCAACGAACAGCGTGAGCACGGCGACATAGGCGAACAGCCCGGAGATCGTGGCGTACACCTCGTCGACGAAGCTCGTCAGTGCGGACGGAATTCCCGTATGATGGGACGCGGCCGGATCGGCCCGGAACAGACGCATCAAAACGCTCAAAAGCTACGCAACGTTGTCTTGACGGGCTTTCTCGCATAGAAGCGCTGCCGCTTCCCTTTCCGTGAGTTGCAGGGGAATAGGCATTTTTCGTCGGAGAGTGAACGATGGGTTACAAAGTCGCGGTGGTTGGAGCGACCGGCAATGTCGGGCGCGAAATGCTCAACATTCTCGACGAGCGCAAATTCCCCGCCGACGAGGTCGTCGTGTTGGCCTCGCGCCGCAGCGTCGGCATCGAGGTGTCCTATGGCGACCGCACCCTGAAGGTGAAGGCGCTCGAGCACTATGATTTCTCCGATATCGACATCTGCCTGATGTCGGCCGGCGGCTCGGTGTCCAAGGAATGGTCGCCCAGGATCGGCGCCGCCGGCGCGGTCGTGATCGACAATTCCTCGGCCTGGCGCATGGACCCCGACGTGCCGCTGATCGTGCCGGAGGTGAACGCGGATGCAGCCGCCGGCTTCACCAAGAAGAACATCATCGCCAACCCGAACTGCTCGACCGCGCAGCTCGTCGTCGCGCTGAAGCCGCTGCATGACAAGGCCACCATCACGCGCGTCGTGGTCTCGACCTATCAATCGGTGTCGGGCGCCGGCAAGGATGCGATGGACGAGCTGTTCTCGCAGACCAAGGCCGTCTACACCAATGACGAGCTGATCAATAAGAAGTTTCCCAAGCGCATCGCCTTCAACGTCATTCCCCAGATCGACGTCTTCATGGAAGACGGCTTCACCAAGGAAGAGTGGAAGATGATGGCGGAGACCAAGAAGATCCTCGATCCCAAGATCAAGCTGACCGCGACCTGCGTGCGCGTGCCGGTCTTCGTCGGTCACTCCGAAGCGGTCAATGTCGAGTTC
Coding sequences within:
- a CDS encoding MFS transporter, encoding MSSITADSQAASAVNDAGSDVGPLEQKHLQYANYRAVAGSTELTKTHWHIATANALGWGFDGMDGVIFALIAPMVIKEFALTLPEYRSGMQIALFVGIAGLYFWPWLADRYGRRTLLAVNIALFSLLMPVAALSPTFAVFVIARSLLFFALNGEWSLGSMLVAETWPARLRGRVISITRSAWCLGATLAGAITGLVAANYGWRIAVMVPGAIALLAIYIRSTCPESPYWVRSQDRKRRISETLARGGTVSDDDRNWFTKAKSVGISQVFMPDVLPSTLVALFVACASTCIYGTVGAWMPLYLSTEKHWSTAEYSLFYVFYGLCGFLGLCLVGWLIDKIGRRRTFIVTLIEGAIFMTLWVYSEDRVWLWAFGLAWCLGFLGFWGPSTTLTAEIFPTRIRGAANGVVWAIAYFVGFVLFPFVSIALQQHTGSFALAFLCIPVLMIAMAIGVFFFVPEHTGKELNEISE
- a CDS encoding fasciclin domain-containing protein; the protein is MSKRIALLSAAAFGALAITATVLAPANAEDKKMTKSEMSGEKTVMVGGAAMYPSKNIVQNAVNSKDHTTLVAAVKAAGLVPTLEGKGPFTVFAPTNEAFAKLPAGTVDNLVKPENKATLTKILTYHVVPGKLEASDLTDGKKLKTVEGEDLTVKRSGDTVMVVDAKGGSATVTIPNVNQSNGVIHVVDTVLMPAK
- a CDS encoding cytochrome b/b6 domain-containing protein, with the translated sequence MTSLAVSDDHRTETATPAKVIQPVWVRMVHWINAVAMILMIMSGWQIYNASPLFGFTFSSNITLGGWLGGALLWHFAAMWLLMVNGLTYLALGFATGRFRRKLLPITPGGVIADTKAALTFKLSHDDLSKYNSVQKLLYAGIIIVGVVIVLSGLSMWKPVQLHWLVSLFGGYDFARYVHFTCMALIVAFLVIHVALALLVPKSLRAMIIGR
- a CDS encoding molybdopterin-binding protein, whose amino-acid sequence is MGRLRKLLIPGVDKKLLVRDAVKTMPELTRRRFITAGTSLGALTLLTGCDVVDSSSAEELLKKVSKFNDAVQAWMFNPDALAPTFPESMITKPFPFNAYYDLDDAPEIAAADWKLEVRGLVENKKPWTLDELYKLPQVKQVTRNICVEGWSAIGSWTGTPLRDFLKLVGADTRAKYVWFQCADKDGYNSPLDMRTALHPQTQMTFKFADQILPRAYGFPMKIRVPTKLGFKNPKYVLSMEVTNDYKGGYWEDQGYNSFSGS
- a CDS encoding YbfB/YjiJ family MFS transporter: MRAPAPSYAHPARLILILSLAPTVGLGIGRFAYSLVLPDMRDSLAWSYSAAGFMNTINAAGYLVGALFASRLIQRFGLAASVRWSTLICALSLALCAISGNFVVLSLSRLLVGLAAAVGFVGGGALAATIAQSRPERANFLLSLFYAGPGVGILASGLIAPFVLQGFGAGSWWIVWWAMTLLAAVMTVPLWLAPLHTDTAAGGIVRTKFAVTPVLIYLAAYFLFGAGYIAYMTFMIAYVRDGGGGAVAQSAFWSLIGVSAFVTPWIWRRVLALDRGGLATTIILGVNALGAALPILGHAPLLLAVSALVFGVAFFAVVGSTTAFVRFNYPPQSWPTAIAAMTIAFGIGQTLGPIVVGAITDAVGNLSVALNVSAAMLVLGALLSAFQRKVGP
- a CDS encoding EamA family transporter produces the protein MTAAIVYAFASAIFLGAGVVLAQLGLRTVEPLSGAAISVPSFTLLFLVLSPLILHGEPVVWRGLPIFMAIGLFFPASLTLLTFASNRALGPVITSTLGNLAPLFAVTAAVVLLHEPLQPQQLIGLVVAVAGAAVITVTRPRDLGHWRSWALLLPLTSAVVRGVVPPIAKLGLAIWPSPLWACLVGYVMSSLVVLTVQRVRKGSFMVQAPREGRFWFALTGISNGLSALSLFAAVRNGPITLVAPLAAIYPLVTVAMSAVMLKHVEITPRIVAGTLLTVIGVALVLIA
- the leuB gene encoding 3-isopropylmalate dehydrogenase, translated to MATHKLLLLPGDGIGPEVMAEVQRVIDWLNAQGIAKFETEQGLVGGSAYDAHKVSISEADMAKATAADAVIFGAVGGPKWDSVPYDVRPEAGLLRLRKDLGLFANLRPAVCYPALADASSLKREIVEGLDIMIVRELTGGVYFGEPKTITDIGNGQKRAVDTQVYDTFEIERIGRVAFDLARKRKNKVTSMEKRNVMKSGVLWNEVMTQVHAREYKDVTLEHQLADSGGMNLVKTPKQFDVIVTDNLFGDMLSDIAAMLTGSLGLLPSASLGKEDAKTKERKALYEPVHGSAPDIAGRGLANPIAMIASFGMALRYSFGMGDLADKVDAAIAAVLASGLRTADIKSAGTTPVSTAQMGEAILNELQKLHA
- a CDS encoding aspartate-semialdehyde dehydrogenase — protein: MGYKVAVVGATGNVGREMLNILDERKFPADEVVVLASRRSVGIEVSYGDRTLKVKALEHYDFSDIDICLMSAGGSVSKEWSPRIGAAGAVVIDNSSAWRMDPDVPLIVPEVNADAAAGFTKKNIIANPNCSTAQLVVALKPLHDKATITRVVVSTYQSVSGAGKDAMDELFSQTKAVYTNDELINKKFPKRIAFNVIPQIDVFMEDGFTKEEWKMMAETKKILDPKIKLTATCVRVPVFVGHSEAVNVEFANPITADEARNILRNAPGCLVIDKHEPGGYVTPYEAAGEDATYISRIREDATVENGLAFWCVSDNLRKGAALNAVQIAEVLINRKLITAKQKAA